The Brassica oleracea var. oleracea cultivar TO1000 chromosome C7, BOL, whole genome shotgun sequence sequence GATCCAGTAAACACTTGACATAATCTTCCTCCTCTGACCTGAAGAAACAAGCTATGTCGAGAAACGCATCCTCCTGTTGATAACTCAGCTTGTCATAGCTGGTTCTCAACTCGGTTAGTATCTTTGGGTTGCACCGGTATGGCAGCGTTACTAGTCTCTTTTCCCAATGAGCCTCGTCTTCCCCATGAAGCTCCTTTCCCAACTCTTCAAGGGCTAGTGGATTGCCTCCAGCGTAATCCACAAACTGTTTGGACAGCTTGGGGAAATTCCCTTTGGTGCTAGAGACTTGGTCTGCAAAGGCATGATATTCAAAGAGCTCCAATGCATCTTTATCGTTTAAACCAGGGACCACATATGTCTCCTGAGCCAGTCCTGCAATTGATGATTTGTCACGAGTTGTAATGACAATCTTGCTTCCCTTCTTTATCAAGCTGAGATTTTCGACTAGAAAATCTACTTGTTTCTTGTCGCTCACGTCATCAAGAACAAAAAAGAGTTTCTTATTGAACATAGAAGCGTCATCATTATAGTCTTGACCAGTCAGAAGCTCTTTCTTCAGACAGTCAGGCTCTTGGTGTTCTGACTTCTCACGGATGCTTGAGATAATCTTCCTAAACAAGAACTTGGTTTTCTTCATATGGAAATGCAATTCCGCAAGATTGGTTTTACCAATCCCAGGCATCCCAACAATTCCAAGAACTTGAGTTTCTTTGCAATCGATATCTATCTTTTCATCCAATTGCTTCAGGCGTCGATTCATTTCATCTTCGAAGACAGGCTTTTCTTTAGGCATTTGAAAGGAAGTATCGCCACCAGAACTTACCTGTGAGGTATCTTGAGGAAGAACATTTGGTCTGCTTACTAGTTGAGCTAGGACTTTTTTGACCGACTTAACAATCTTTTCAACAAGCAACCGCTCGCTCCTACAATCCAAGTGAGTAAAAAGATCAATGAGATAATCAAAAAAGCAAATGGACAAAACGAAAAAACAGAGTTGTAGCTTATTGTTACCCATTACATTCCTTCAATGTCAAGCCCATTTTGCTTGGAACAGACTCTAACGCGTTCTCCCACTTCTGGAGATCAGATCCTTTCTTTCTACTTTCTCTATACATCATATAGCGGAAATGTCCTCCCTCATCTTTAACCTCCTCTGGGGTCACGTTGAAGAAGATAGGGATGATTTTGAGTTGACCTTTCTTCACTTGTTCCATGATCTCAACGAGCTCGTCCAAACACCAGTTTGATTCCGTGTACATGCTCGAGAAGATGGCCAACGCGATCTGTGACTGCTGGATTCTCTTGAAAAGGACTTTGAGATCTTCGCTCCGCATCTCTTTATTGTCAATGTAATAGTTGATTCCAGCCTCTGTTAGAGCTCTCTCAAGATGGCTGACGAAGTTGTTGCGTAGTTCCATCCCACGGAAGTTGATGAACACTTGCCATGACTCTGGAAGTTCATTGGACGAGGAAGAGGAAGAAGCAGCCATTAGAAAAGTTTCTTTCTGGTTGCAACATGCAAGATGCAACTCAGGACAAATTCAACTGATCATAAGGTCAACTTCAATAAGTTTTAAGTTTCTTATTATTACCAAATGCGTTTACACACGACCCAGTTATTATATTAATAAACAAAGACACGATCATCATCTACTATGGTGAGCCCTAATTAATACTATAGAATACCGTAGTCTAGAACTATGGTTAGATCTAACTATACTCGACTATTATGTTTTATATATGCTTACTCGTCCACGCCAATGGCGCTCGGATATAAAACTATTTTACAGCTATTACTCAATAAATAATATGGTTGATGGATAGACTTTAAGGTTACTGGTTTGAAAATTGTTTGTTTACGTTTAAAACTTTGATGAATGAAGGCAATAGTAGCCAGATTTTCCATGTCATTTCATTTTTGATACGTCCATACTTGGTTACTTGATTGATGAACGAAGGATATAACAATCAATATGTTCTGCCTAGTGTTCAGCTTTGGCCCCAATACGGACTTGGGTTCGAATCCTGCTGACCACCGTCGATTAAAATGGAGTGAAAAAAAGCGGCCCTCCAGGATGCCTTCTACTAGCCGGATTCTCCAGGTATCCGGATTAACTGGATTATCAAAAAAATAAAAAGTTGGCCGATCGGGTGTTTTTAGTTTTGGGCATTTTGGATACAGAGATAAAAATCCTTTAAATATGTCAGATGTTGTAGTAATAGAGGAACCGTTGGGATATTTATAATATTTCGGTTTAGTTCGATTCTTTGGTTCCAGTTAAAAATGTCCAAGACCTAGTTCATAAAAAAATAAAAAAAGTAAAGACTTACATGTCGAAGCAAATATCTTCTCACGAACCAAGTATAATATATTTCAAATGCAGTTTAAAACAAACACAACAAGCACATGCTATGAAACCCAAAACAACACAACACCCAGCAATGAAAACCAATGAGAACTTACCAGGAGGCAGGAGATTTTGCATCGGTGAAAAGTAGAGGAGCTATAAAGAGATTAAAGAGAAAAGCTACAAACAAAGCCAGAAACAAGACGCGCCCAACTGCCATAACTCCTCTTCCCAAGGACTTGAGCTTTCTTCCAGCTATTATGGTTAGCTCTTTCGGAATAGCCTCAGAAGTCTTTTCAACAAAAGAGGCATCCATGCTGCAAAAAGTTTATTGTGGGAAACAGATGAAAATCAGATGCGCAACATGATAAAGTGACGAGTCTTGCTACATACAAACGAACATCGCCTTCTACTGTCTAAACTAATGATGAGTCATTAACCCGACATTTGCTTCCACAATTCCTTTTCAACAGATACGGACTAAATAGAAACTCATCTAACTAGACCACAATATTCATCAATAATGATTATCAGGAAATCAATACCTATAAACTTCCGAGGGTATGCCAGCTGTCTTTGTCATGGCTATCATTTTATTTGGCAGTTCAACTATCTCATGCCTACTATCCGGTCGCCTTTCCGTTGTTTCGGTTTCCATCTTTGCATTAGAGACTGACACTAAGAAACGAAGACAAGCAAACAAATACAAAAGAAAAATCAGAAAATAAGCTCTGTGATAATCAGAAAATTAAAAGCCTCAAGCAAAACTAGGCAGTAAAAGAATCTTAGATCCAACCACCTTTTCTTGAATAAGCTCTGTACTGATTAGCTTCATCTCGTAAACCAAATTTAACCTGCAATTCATCGGATGCATATACCAAACTAAAGCCACATTTCAGTACCTCGCAGCTATTTAACACTTTTGTACCATCTGTCACTTCAAATTGAAAAGAAGCCTTGGTATGACCACATCCCTCTTTATCCTCTTCAGCATGTTTCTTAATATCCAACATACTGGCATATCCAATAAAGACGTGAGACGGTGCAATATCCCCTGCTGTTTTACCTGGATCACTCCAACCGCCAACCGTACAGCTTAAGCGGAAAAAACGAGACCCGTCTTCATTATTAAACCCACATTTACATTTCACTAAGAGGCGGTTCCTCTGCTCATGGTAGTCCGAAAATCGGATAACAGCACATAGAGCTATTCCTGTGAACCTGTTGTGATTCCAGTGTGGAGGCAGATTTGGCTCTAACTCAGATCCAGAAGCTTGGTGACTGAACCATGCAGGTACTTCCCATCCAGGATAACAGGTTCCAGTCAAAGGTTCCAAAACCGAAGCCTGAAAAAGGAATACGAAAACAAGATAAGATACGGACAGGTGCTACGAGGAAGACTAGAAACTGACAGAGAGAAATAGACAGACCCCACTGTGTCGATAGAGTGCATTTAACACTAACTGGCTTTTCCACTGGGTATAGGATATGATACTATCTTTTGCATCTTGATCCAACTTGTTACAGTTGGAAAAATTGAAGGTCGCATGGCTGTGATGTGTGAACACTTGAATGGCCAAAGGATTTGCAACTCTCTCCAGTGAATCACAGCCCTGCGCGTCAAAGTACTGAAGTCTTGGTGGAAGCATCGGGATAGATCTCAGCATCTTGCAATCCTTCACGTCAAGCCAATTTAGATTGTAAAGTTTTCCAATGTCAGTTTGGAGGCTGACAAAATCATTTCCACTTAAAGATAGACGTCGCAGAGAGGAAGCTCCATTAACACCACGTGTCCATATGCTTGGGCCAAAAGGTTGTACGACAACATCTGCAGAAGCTCGTCCTTCGCATATGTTTGGCATCTCCTTTCCTCCTATCCTTTCAATAAGTAAACTCTGGAGATATTTCATGTTATCCCTTACCTCTGAAAGATTCTGAAGGATTGAACAACCAGAAACTATCAATTTTTCAAGAGATTTCAGCTCTCCAAGACAGTTGGGAAGACACTCCAACCTTTTGCAATTTTCTAAATTCAATAAGACAAGCCTCTGGAGTTTCTGGATGGCGAGAGGAAGTCCTTTGATTGCTGTGCCATCCAGATGGAGAAATTCTACACTTTCAGAGATTAGCTGAAACTCCTCCAGGTTTGTGCAACCGCTAAGGATGAGAGTTTTCAGAGAAATTAAATTCATCTTTGGAAGGGACCAAAGACGTATGCATCCTCGCAGGTTCAGGAAAACCAGAGACTTCATATTTTGAATTTCCGCAGGTAACTCATTCAAAACTGTGCAGCCTTCCAAATTTAATCTTTGAAGATTTTCAGCCTTGGACAATGCTGACAAGTTGCACAACTTACTGGAATGGCGTAGATCTACCCATGTCAATCGTGGGGTGTCCTGTGACAAGTCATATGAAAACCGACCATCAGAAAAAAACTATTCAGACGAAAATATAACAGCAAAACCGTAGCACATGAAAACACACCTTAACACCTTCCCAAACACGTTCAATTTTGCTGTAAGGCAACCTAAGGTCCACAAGATTTTCAGGTCTGAAATCTGGCGGAAGTTCCTCTAACGGGAATTTTACCCAATGGAGATATCGAACCTCTTCCAAGGGGAGTTCGAACCCATCTGGAAAGTGTAATTTGCAGTTATATTTACACTGCCGGGGACAAGAAGAATCATATATCTTGAGGTATCGAAGATTCCGCAAATTGGTGAAGGTCATACTGTCCAAGACGATATGCGTCTCTACTTCGGACATGTCTAAGATAATACCTCTCACATTATTAGCTTCCTGGTACCAAGTAAAAAGACAACAAGTTAGAAATGTCATGAAGTCTCGAGCTTGTTGTCCATATTATTCGACAGAAAGTGTTGTAATTTTCTACTCTCACTTGCTTTGCTTTGTCCACCATTTGTTTCTGATTTATACAAATTATTTAATCTACTAATGTTGTTTCATGTTAACATATTTTTTTCCTTGATTCCTATCAAAAAAACTGTTGCAAGTATTATTGAACTCCTTGCAGAAAAGATTACGTACCTGGTGTTTCTCCTTTGTCAGATATTCGATTATATCTTTGTAGTTCGAAAGCCTATACCACCCAGGTGAACCAAGTTCGTCGCCCAATGTCAACATTTGGTCATGTATTTCTATTTTCCCACCGGGAAGTGTAGTAAGCAACTTGTCAGCGAGATCTTTAACTTCACTCACAGTTTCGAAATTTCCTGAATCCATCAGACTTCTAATAAAGTACTCGTCCTCTGATTTGAAAAAGTGCACTATGTCGAGGAATACATCTTTCTGCCGCTCATTAAGTTGGTCAAAATAGAATGTCCAAACTTCTCTCATCTTCGTATTGAAACTTTGTCTCGCCCGTTGCAGTTCTTCTTCCCAGTAGGCCTCGTCTTTCCCACAGAGATCGCTGCCCAGTAACGTGAGAGATAGTGGATTACCTCCTGCACTATCCACGAGCATCCTGGAAAGCGACACAAAGGTCCCAGTAGGACTACAATTTTGATCCTTAAAGGCATGATAACTAAAGAGTTGAAACGCCTCCCTGTTGTTCAAGGGTGGAACCACATAAGTATCATGAGCAAGTCCCTCGAGCAATGACTTTTCACACGTTGTAATAACAATCTTGCTTCCCTTCTTAATCCAGTCAAGATTGCCGAGTAGAAACTGTAATTGATTCTTGTCACTCACATTATCAAGAACAGCGAAAATCTTGGTCTGAAGCAGATCATCTTTCACGAATTCATGTGTTGTCTCATCGCTTATGTTTTGATTAGTGTGTTTGAGTAACTCTTTCAGGAACATCCTCCTCAATTGCTCTAGTCTGTACTCCTTCGACATTGTTAAAAACGAGTGGCTTGGAAACTTAGACCCACGCCTGTCAAACAATATCTTCGTGAGAGTTGTTTTACCAATACCATGCATCCCAACAACTCCAACAATGCGAGTTTCTCCCCACGTCGAGTACAACACCTTTTCCATTTGCTTAAGTCGTAGTCTAAGTCCAACGAAATAGCTCATTTCAAGCTTCTCTAAATTTCCTGAAGACGTGTTCTCGTGATCAGAGCTCATAGCAATTTCTCCTCCTTCATTTTCTACACTTAAAGTGTCAACTCTCTTGTTTTCTAAACTCTTCCGTAAACTTAGGTTAGCACCAGATTCTACTTCAGTTAAGAAGTTTTCCTCCGTTCCTAAAGTTAGACAGGAAGACTCATTCTGGATATCATCATGGCTTGGATATTTTTCGAGTGTTTTGGGTTCACCTGGGATGTTCTCAATCCTCTTTGCATCCCAACATGTATTTTCCCTTTCATCGGATGCATATACCAATCTAAAGCCACAATTCAGCACCCTGCAACCAACTACCTCCTCAGCACTATCTCTTACTTGAAACTCAAGGGAAGCATCAGTAAGAGTACAGCCTTCTTCATTATCCTTCTCACCATTTTTTTTGTTATCCAGCATAGTGGTATAGCCAATAAATACATGAGATGACGCGAGCTTCAGCACTGTGTTACTTGGCTCGTTCCAGCTGCCAACAGTGCAACTAAAGCGGATACAAGACCCATCTTCATACTTGAACACACAATTACATGTCACTAAGAGACGGTTGCTCTGGTCAAGGTAGCCTGGAAACAGGATAACAGCGCACAGTGCTATCCCAGTAAACTGGTTATCACAAAAGTGCGGACGAAGCTTTTGCTCTAACAGCGACCCAGATGCTTGATGACTGAACCATGCGGGTACTTCCCATCCTGGAACGCAAGTTTCAACTAAAGCTTCAAAAACAAAACTCTGCAAAAAGACATATCAAAGCAAGATCAGATACCCGACGGATGCTGCGAATAAGAAAGGAAACTGAAAGAAAAATAGGCATACCCGGTTGTCCCGAAAGAGTGTATCTAACGGAAACTGGCTTTTCCATCGAGTATAGGATATAATACTATCCTTTGCATCTTGATCTAAATTGTTGCAGTTCGAAAAGTTGAATCTGACATTGATCTGCTCCGTTAGAACCGGAAGGGCCAGAGGATTTGCCACACTTTCCAGTGAATCACAGCCATGAGCATCAAAGTATTGAAGTTTTGGTGGAAGCATCGGAATAGATCTCAACTTCTTGCACTCCTTCACGTCAAGCCATTTCAGATCATAAAGTTGCCAAATGTCACTTTCCAGGCTGACAAAATCATTTCCGCTTAAACATAGACGTTGCAGACAGGATACTCTATTAACAACAAATGGCCATCTGCTCGGGCCAATACGTTTTAATACCATATCTGCACAAGATTGGCTTTCGGGTATAGTAATGCACGATAAGTTTGGCATTTCTTTTGCTCCTATACTGTCGATAAGTAAACTCAAAAGATGTTTCATGCTCTCCTTTACATCTGAAAGATTCTTAAGCCTTGAACAACCAGAGAGTATTAATTCTTCAAGAGCTTTCAGCTCTCCAAGGCAGTTGGGAAGATACTCCAACATTTTGCAGTTCTTCAAATTCAATAAGACTAGTTTCTGGAGGTTCTTGATGGCCGGAGGAAGTCCCTTGATTGCAGTGCCATCCAAATGTAGAACTTCTAGACTTTCAGAGATAGGCTGAAATTCCTCGAGGTTTGTGCAGTCACTAAGGATGAGAGTTTTTAGAGAAATTAAATTCATCAAGGGAAGAGATGAAAGACGTATGCATCCTCTCAGGTTCAGGAAAACAAGAGACTTCATCTTTTGAATCTTTCTAGGTAACTCCTTCAAATTCGTGCAGCCTTCCAAAATTAGTCTTTGAAGGTTCTCAGCTTTTGACAATGCTGACAAGTCAAGCAACTTGGTGGAGTGGCGTAGATCTACCCATTTCAATCGTGGTGCGGCCTGCGACAACCGTCATAATTCAACCAACGATCAGAAAACTATTCAGATTACTTTACCCATCAAATGAAAAAGTAACAGCAAAAAGATGGCACATGAAAACACACCTTAACGCCTTTCCAAACACGTTCAATTTTGCTGTACGGCAGCCTAAGGTCAACAAGGGTTCCAGGACTGAAATCTGGGGGAAGTTCCTCCAACGGGAATTTTACCCAATGAAAATATCGAACCTCTTTCAAGGGAAATTTGAACCCATTTGGGACGTGTATGCATTTAGTTTTACATTGCCGAGGACAACAAGAATCAAATATCTTCAAGTATCGAAGATTGTCCATATTGGTGAAGGCCATACTTTCCAAGTCAATCTTCTCTGTTACTTGGGACATGTCTAACAAAACACCTCTCACATTATTAGCTTCCTGGTACCAAGTTAAAGAAAACATGTAAGCAAAGCATATTTGAATTTTCATACAGTAAACTTAAAGACAGTTTCCATGAGTTGTAAAATGATATCCCAACATCTTTAGAAAATACAAGGTTTAGTTAAGATCAAAAGCAAGTTTTGGAATCAGTGTATCTAGAACATGTATTTCAACGGATACGCTAACACTTAAAAAACAATGTTCATGGTAGGTCAAAAATTCAAACAATGAGTACTAAAATTGCTCAAGAGGAAGAGTTCGTAAACCAAAAATAAGATTAAGATGCATTTTGCAGGGTTTAGATTTCAGAGGAGGGTGACTTGTTGTCTGTTTGTAAACCGCTACGCTAGTATAAGGTTTCCTAAACTTTCAAAATATTCCATTCGTGATAAGTTCCTAACACGTGCTGATTTCTGTGTTTCACGGCAGGGACATTTTCTATTACACTTTATATCCTAGCAAAATTCTAGAACAGCCAAGAAATGTTGCAAGTATTTTTCAGAAAGATACTTACCATTGTATTAATTTTTTTATCGTTGTAGTTCCACAGCCTACGCCGCCAAGGAGAACCAAGACCCTTGCCAAACCTGTACAGTAAGTCATTCATCTCTACTCGGCCACCGGAGATTGTGATCAGGAACTTGTCAGCGAGGTCTCTTAATACACCTACGGGCTCAGTAGCGTCAGAATCTCCTGAGCCCAGAAGACACCTAATAAAATACTCGTCCTCTGATATGAAAAAATATATAATGTCGAACACATCTTTCTGCTGCTCATTAAGTTGATCAGTAGAGAATCTCCAGATATTTGTATCGTAACTATGTGTTACTGTCTCCAGTCTATGTTCCCAGTGAGCCTCCTCTTTTCCACGAAGTTCAGTGCCCAGTAAAATGAGAGCCAGCGGGTGTCCTCGGGCGTAATCAACATATACTCTGGAGAGAGTCAGGAGGGTCCCGGTGGGACTATTGATTTTATCATCAAAGGCATGATAACAAAAGAGTTGAAAGGCCTCTTTATCATTCAATAGCGGGACCACATAAGTATCATTAGCAAATCCCTCGAGCAGAGATTTGTCACACGTTGTGATAACAATCTTGCTCCCCTTCTTAATCCAGTCTAGATTTCCAAGGAGAATGTCCAACTGCTTCTTCTCACTCACGTCATCAAGAATAACAAAGACTTTAGCCTGGAGCAGTTTATCCTTCACAGATTCATGTGTTGTCTCGTTGTTTGTAACTGGAAAATTCCCCTCGAGTAGGACTTCCAGGAGCGTCTTCCGCAGCCACGCTGGCTCATGGTCGTTTAACATCTTGCGGATACCCATAAGAGGCATGCAACGTACAAAGTTTCGGTTCCACTTTTCGTGCAACATCATTGCGAGAGCGGTTTTACCCACACCGGGCATCCCAACAACTCCAATAATTCGAGTTTCGTTGTTATCAAACTCTAACTTTTGCTCCAATTGCTGCATTCGCAGCTCGATTCCAAAGAAGGGATGCTCACTGATATAAGTTTCATGATTTTCATCTTTTCTTGTGGGCAACTGAATACTTTCTCCCCTCTGTGAAGAATGAAACAAAGATGGTTTTTTCCATTCCGGTGACGAAATCTTGATCATTTGAGTAATGACCTCCCTATAAATGGAAGTTATGAGCTCACTCTCAAGACTGCCAAACGAGAGAAAACAACCAATGAGACCCGTTGGTCCAAGCATATAGTAGTTTCAGTGTTAATAAAGTTTAAGCCAATATTCAAAATTGTAAATTTTACTTACCGAAACTCCTCAAACGGGAAACCCCTCATGCCTCCAACAGACTCCAAAGCTTCCTTACACTTAATGATTTGGTGCCCTCGATAAATCCTCCACAAATTCCAAAGCCTGACACCGAAATTTCCCTCAAGTTGCTTAACCTGCAATTGATTCACCTTGTAGAAGATTGGAATGATAAGGAGCTTTCCTTCATCCATTCGTTCTTTGATCTTCACCAGCTTATCTAAGCACCAAGTTGATTCAGTGTACCTGCTTGAGAAGATTACTATCGCAATCCTCGACTCCTCGATCCTCTTGAACAGAAGATCTGTAAGATCACCAGGTTGCGGCTCCTCTTCATCTATATAGACGTTGAATCCAACTTTTTCCAGTGCTTCCACGATGTGGCCGACAAAGCCGTCGTGCAGGTCAGTTCCCCGGAAATTAATGAACACGTTATGCTCAGGCGGAGGTTTGTAGGAGGTCACTGAGGTAGAGCTTGTGCTAACTTCTTCGTCATTGACTGAGTCAACTCTCTCGTCGGCTTCGCAAAGGAAAGTGATATCGTTTACTGATTCTCCACTCAATTCTGCTTCACCTATGACACTCACACCATCCACAGTCTCTGATTTGGAGGAGTCCACAGAGGCGTCTTTCTGCTTCTCAATCAGTGAATCATCTGACTCGTTAACGTGCTCCTCTAATGGAATTTGGATCAATAGTCTTTTGACCTCCTTGACAATGCTAGTGATAAACCTGGACTCATCACTGCCAAAGAAGAATCAGTGAGATCCCTTTGACCATGTAACTAACGGTGGACATAGACTCAATGTAATAGCTTGCTCTGACTCCTAAGAAATTTTCTAAAATTGAGTATACAAAGACTTTCTACTTCTAGTTCAA is a genomic window containing:
- the LOC106305754 gene encoding uncharacterized protein LOC106305754 isoform X1, whose product is MGKKLTNYKSPPRHHVFINSHGADLLRGGFVHKIGTGLSSIDVNAYADEPTGEEEGLTQDVLDKIEKSSIAIVVFSSRYTESRWCLEELVKVKARMEQGKLTVIPIFYKLEGGSGLNLENPAMRDFDSEKVKFWNEALDSVSCTMGYHLYKTSDESRFITSIVKEVKRLLIQIPLEEHVNESDDSLIEKQKDASVDSSKSETVDGVSVIGEAELSGESVNDITFLCEADERVDSVNDEEVSTSSTSVTSYKPPPEHNVFINFRGTDLHDGFVGHIVEALEKVGFNVYIDEEEPQPGDLTDLLFKRIEESRIAIVIFSSRYTESTWCLDKLVKIKERMDEGKLLIIPIFYKVNQLQVKQLEGNFGVRLWNLWRIYRGHQIIKCKEALESVGGMRGFPFEEFRLESELITSIYREVITQMIKISSPEWKKPSLFHSSQRGESIQLPTRKDENHETYISEHPFFGIELRMQQLEQKLEFDNNETRIIGVVGMPGVGKTALAMMLHEKWNRNFVRCMPLMGIRKMLNDHEPAWLRKTLLEVLLEGNFPVTNNETTHESVKDKLLQAKVFVILDDVSEKKQLDILLGNLDWIKKGSKIVITTCDKSLLEGFANDTYVVPLLNDKEAFQLFCYHAFDDKINSPTGTLLTLSRVYVDYARGHPLALILLGTELRGKEEAHWEHRLETVTHSYDTNIWRFSTDQLNEQQKDVFDIIYFFISEDEYFIRCLLGSGDSDATEPVGVLRDLADKFLITISGGRVEMNDLLYRFGKGLGSPWRRRLWNYNDKKINTMEANNVRGVLLDMSQVTEKIDLESMAFTNMDNLRYLKIFDSCCPRQCKTKCIHVPNGFKFPLKEVRYFHWVKFPLEELPPDFSPGTLVDLRLPYSKIERVWKGVKAAPRLKWVDLRHSTKLLDLSALSKAENLQRLILEGCTNLKELPRKIQKMKSLVFLNLRGCIRLSSLPLMNLISLKTLILSDCTNLEEFQPISESLEVLHLDGTAIKGLPPAIKNLQKLVLLNLKNCKMLEYLPNCLGELKALEELILSGCSRLKNLSDVKESMKHLLSLLIDSIGAKEMPNLSCITIPESQSCADMVLKRIGPSRWPFVVNRVSCLQRLCLSGNDFVSLESDIWQLYDLKWLDVKECKKLRSIPMLPPKLQYFDAHGCDSLESVANPLALPVLTEQINVRFNFSNCNNLDQDAKDSIISYTRWKSQFPLDTLFRDNRSFVFEALVETCVPGWEVPAWFSHQASGSLLEQKLRPHFCDNQFTGIALCAVILFPGYLDQSNRLLVTCNCVFKYEDGSCIRFSCTVGSWNEPSNTVLKLASSHVFIGYTTMLDNKKNGEKDNEEGCTLTDASLEFQVRDSAEEVVGCRVLNCGFRLVYASDERENTCWDAKRIENIPGEPKTLEKYPSHDDIQNESSCLTLGTEENFLTEVESGANLSLRKSLENKRVDTLSVENEGGEIAMSSDHENTSSGNLEKLEMSYFVGLRLRLKQMEKVLYSTWGETRIVGVVGMHGIGKTTLTKILFDRRGSKFPSHSFLTMSKEYRLEQLRRMFLKELLKHTNQNISDETTHEFVKDDLLQTKIFAVLDNVSDKNQLQFLLGNLDWIKKGSKIVITTCEKSLLEGLAHDTYVVPPLNNREAFQLFSYHAFKDQNCSPTGTFVSLSRMLVDSAGGNPLSLTLLGSDLCGKDEAYWEEELQRARQSFNTKMREVWTFYFDQLNERQKDVFLDIVHFFKSEDEYFIRSLMDSGNFETVSEVKDLADKLLTTLPGGKIEIHDQMLTLGDELGSPGWYRLSNYKDIIEYLTKEKHQEANNVRGIILDMSEVETHIVLDSMTFTNLRNLRYLKIYDSSCPRQCKYNCKLHFPDGFELPLEEVRYLHWVKFPLEELPPDFRPENLVDLRLPYSKIERVWEGVKDTPRLTWVDLRHSSKLCNLSALSKAENLQRLNLEGCTVLNELPAEIQNMKSLVFLNLRGCIRLWSLPKMNLISLKTLILSGCTNLEEFQLISESVEFLHLDGTAIKGLPLAIQKLQRLVLLNLENCKRLECLPNCLGELKSLEKLIVSGCSILQNLSEVRDNMKYLQSLLIERIGGKEMPNICEGRASADVVVQPFGPSIWTRGVNGASSLRRLSLSGNDFVSLQTDIGKLYNLNWLDVKDCKMLRSIPMLPPRLQYFDAQGCDSLERVANPLAIQVFTHHSHATFNFSNCNKLDQDAKDSIISYTQWKSQLVLNALYRHSGASVLEPLTGTCYPGWEVPAWFSHQASGSELEPNLPPHWNHNRFTGIALCAVIRFSDYHEQRNRLLVKCKCGFNNEDGSRFFRLSCTVGGWSDPGKTAGDIAPSHVFIGYASMLDIKKHAEEDKEGCGHTKASFQFEVTDGTKVLNSCEVLKCGFSLVYASDELQVKFGLRDEANQYRAYSRKVSVSNAKMETETTERRPDSRHEIVELPNKMIAMTKTAGIPSEVYSMDASFVEKTSEAIPKELTIIAGRKLKSLGRGVMAVGRVLFLALFVAFLFNLFIAPLLFTDAKSPASW